In Inquilinus sp. Marseille-Q2685, the following proteins share a genomic window:
- a CDS encoding helix-turn-helix domain-containing protein, with product MNEIPTPPAAPVDIDAYLDRGAFYAERHVPEPMGHAHWHDHVELNLLLAGGMTYLFNGARISIGENRVHLFWAAVPHQVIAVEPTADLICVYLPFADFLALPVADSFKSSVMDGRFATVASPDPIDPLLFQRWAAEWPDGSELRQQILREEVGLRVKRLSLDAVAPGTSADDAATREAEELEEPRLRSAAPRAIARVQAMTDHINAHFGEAVTVEAVAAAGGLHPTNAMAVFKRVLGVTIAQYIRRQRLSRAMMMLVDTDQSIAEIAFGCGYGSLSQFYVEFQRHCHSTPRQYRLKFRR from the coding sequence ATGAACGAGATCCCGACGCCGCCCGCCGCCCCGGTCGACATCGACGCCTATCTCGACCGCGGCGCCTTCTACGCCGAGCGGCATGTGCCGGAGCCGATGGGCCACGCGCATTGGCACGACCATGTCGAGTTGAACCTGCTGCTGGCCGGCGGCATGACCTATCTGTTCAACGGCGCGCGGATCTCGATCGGCGAGAACCGCGTGCATCTGTTCTGGGCCGCGGTGCCGCATCAGGTGATCGCGGTCGAGCCTACGGCGGACCTGATCTGCGTCTACCTGCCCTTTGCCGATTTCCTCGCCCTGCCGGTGGCGGATTCGTTCAAGTCCAGCGTCATGGACGGGCGCTTCGCGACGGTGGCGTCGCCGGACCCGATCGATCCGCTGCTGTTCCAGCGCTGGGCCGCGGAATGGCCGGACGGGTCGGAGCTGCGGCAGCAGATCCTGCGCGAGGAGGTGGGCTTGAGGGTCAAACGCCTGTCGCTCGACGCCGTGGCGCCCGGGACTTCGGCCGACGACGCGGCGACCCGTGAGGCGGAGGAGCTGGAGGAGCCCCGGCTTCGCAGCGCCGCTCCCCGGGCCATCGCACGCGTCCAGGCCATGACCGACCACATCAACGCGCATTTCGGCGAGGCCGTGACAGTCGAGGCGGTGGCCGCCGCCGGCGGGCTGCACCCGACCAACGCCATGGCGGTGTTCAAGCGGGTGCTGGGCGTCACCATCGCCCAGTACATCCGGCGCCAGCGCCTGAGCCGGGCGATGATGATGCTGGTCGACACCGACCAGTCGATCGCCGAGATCGCCTTCGGCTGCGGCTACGGCTCCCTGAGCCAGTTCTATGTGGAATTCCAGCGGC
- a CDS encoding porin → MAKAQACAAAAICAATGMMTMGATAAEAPATAGLQLKISGFLGFEAAAVLGQSGDNDFNRDYDVRSGGRLQFDAKNVTDSGLEYGARIRFNNVNRRDDVTVDHVYIYLAGGFGIITLGDVDAVAGDYGYIFAHDAVVSEMGMGANWGDNLDHDYPYGGGHFFSLDPTYISGIGDPDTRIKYTSPDLGGFSFAVDFTPVVGGDGHAGNGGRNDLIDDGDTLYENVVTAGANYTAEFDGASVLVSGTASTGNGVGGHRDLAAYSLGTQVAAGDVTGSLNWVHYDSIADSGKAIDTIAASLAWRFGDFEAGLGYAWTTAKKGNGLAGDEDHGDAGRSDLRTNHIAAATLVYTIAPGLNAYGELSWETASFRQGPDFDNTVLGTGLVLGF, encoded by the coding sequence ATGGCAAAGGCGCAGGCATGCGCCGCCGCGGCGATCTGCGCGGCGACGGGCATGATGACCATGGGGGCGACGGCGGCGGAAGCGCCGGCCACCGCCGGGCTGCAGCTGAAGATCTCCGGCTTCCTCGGCTTCGAGGCGGCGGCGGTGCTAGGCCAGTCCGGCGACAATGATTTCAACCGGGACTACGACGTCCGCTCCGGCGGCCGGCTGCAATTCGACGCCAAGAACGTCACCGATAGCGGTCTGGAATACGGTGCCCGCATCCGGTTCAACAACGTCAACCGCCGCGACGACGTCACGGTCGACCACGTCTATATCTATCTGGCGGGCGGCTTCGGCATCATCACCCTGGGCGACGTCGACGCGGTGGCCGGCGATTACGGCTACATCTTCGCCCATGACGCCGTGGTGTCGGAGATGGGAATGGGCGCCAACTGGGGCGACAACCTGGACCACGACTACCCCTATGGCGGCGGCCACTTCTTCTCGCTGGACCCGACCTACATCTCCGGCATCGGCGACCCCGATACCCGGATCAAATACACCTCGCCCGACCTCGGCGGCTTCTCCTTCGCCGTCGACTTCACGCCCGTGGTCGGCGGCGACGGCCATGCCGGCAACGGCGGCCGCAACGACCTGATCGATGACGGCGACACGCTCTACGAGAACGTCGTCACCGCCGGGGCGAACTACACCGCCGAATTCGACGGCGCGTCGGTCCTGGTGTCCGGCACCGCCTCCACCGGCAACGGCGTCGGTGGCCATCGCGATCTCGCGGCCTACAGCCTGGGCACCCAGGTCGCGGCCGGCGACGTCACCGGCAGCCTCAACTGGGTCCACTACGACAGCATCGCCGACAGCGGCAAGGCGATCGACACGATCGCGGCCAGCCTGGCCTGGCGGTTCGGCGATTTCGAGGCCGGGCTGGGCTATGCCTGGACCACGGCCAAAAAGGGCAACGGCCTTGCGGGCGACGAGGACCACGGCGATGCCGGCCGGTCCGATCTCCGGACCAACCACATCGCGGCCGCGACCCTGGTCTACACCATCGCGCCCGGCCTCAACGCCTATGGCGAGCTCAGCTGGGAGACCGCGTCCTTCCGCCAGGGGCCCGATTTCGACAACACCGTGCTGGGCACCGGGCTGGTTCTGGGGTTCTAG